From Variovorax sp. PMC12, the proteins below share one genomic window:
- a CDS encoding ABC transporter substrate-binding protein → MTMNRRHFSLAAGAAATLGGFGIARAQGDTPLVLGQSAPFSGPSAQLGIQFNQGAKLFLDQYNAQPGRRNLVIKNLDDGYEPDRCAANTQKFIEEDVFALFGYVGTPTSLAALPLAVKDKVPFVAPFTGAMSLREPFQKNVFHLRASYNDETALMVKQLTHLGLKKIAVFYQNDAYGKAGLDGVTLALGEQQLKPVALATVERNSADVAQAVKKIVAARPDAVVQVGAYKACATFIREARKAGYGGTFFNMSFVGTQALADELGKDAAGVMITQVVPSPYNQANALAREFAEAVRKAGNGASANFSSMEGYLAAKVLVEGLRKAPGKPAHESLIAGLESIDRQQFGGFEVSFSSKNHVASKFVELSMLTGDGRVRT, encoded by the coding sequence ATGACGATGAATCGACGACATTTTTCGCTGGCCGCCGGCGCGGCCGCCACGCTGGGCGGCTTCGGCATCGCCCGGGCACAGGGTGACACGCCGCTGGTGCTGGGCCAGTCGGCGCCGTTCAGCGGGCCGTCCGCCCAACTGGGCATCCAGTTCAACCAGGGCGCCAAGCTGTTCCTGGACCAGTACAACGCCCAGCCGGGCCGCCGCAACCTGGTCATCAAGAACCTCGACGACGGCTACGAGCCCGACCGCTGCGCCGCCAACACGCAGAAGTTCATCGAGGAAGACGTGTTCGCCCTGTTCGGCTACGTCGGCACGCCCACCAGCCTGGCGGCGCTGCCGCTGGCGGTGAAGGACAAGGTGCCCTTCGTGGCCCCCTTCACCGGCGCGATGTCGCTGCGCGAGCCGTTCCAGAAGAACGTGTTCCACCTGCGCGCCTCGTACAACGACGAGACGGCGCTCATGGTGAAGCAGCTCACCCACCTGGGCCTGAAGAAGATCGCGGTCTTCTACCAGAACGACGCCTACGGCAAGGCCGGGCTCGACGGCGTGACGCTGGCGCTCGGCGAGCAGCAGCTCAAGCCGGTCGCACTGGCCACCGTGGAGCGCAACTCGGCCGACGTGGCCCAGGCCGTGAAGAAGATCGTGGCGGCGCGGCCCGACGCCGTGGTGCAGGTGGGCGCGTACAAGGCCTGCGCGACCTTCATCCGCGAAGCGCGCAAGGCGGGCTACGGCGGCACCTTCTTCAACATGTCCTTCGTGGGCACGCAGGCGCTGGCGGACGAACTGGGCAAGGACGCGGCCGGCGTGATGATCACCCAGGTGGTGCCCTCGCCCTACAACCAGGCCAATGCGCTGGCACGCGAGTTCGCCGAAGCGGTGCGCAAGGCCGGCAACGGCGCGAGCGCCAACTTCTCGAGCATGGAAGGCTACCTGGCCGCGAAGGTGCTGGTCGAGGGCCTGCGCAAGGCGCCGGGCAAGCCTGCGCACGAGAGTCTCATTGCAGGGCTGGAGAGCATCGACCGCCAGCAGTTCGGCGGGTTCGAGGTGTCGTTCTCCTCGAAGAACCACGTGGCCTCGAAGTTCGTCGAACTGTCGATGCTGACCGGAGACGGCCGGGTCAGGACCTGA
- a CDS encoding M14 family metallopeptidase, translating to MIAIPEAFSPRYAQARQKFLQACVSAGLTVEPHAHPLKGRDGEELSMDVALDGNADAEHLLIVTSACHGVEGHCGSGVQVFALHDAEWREKAKAQGVAVLYVHALNPHGFSYGRRVTHENVDLNRNFIDFSKPVPVNEPYAKLHELLLPATWPPTPENQAAVARWIEKHGATAYQAAVTSGQYQFDDGLFFGGKAPTWSNKTIRGVLKRHAGKARRVAWIDLHTGLGPNGLGERIFACRDDKVAYARANAWWGTPAAPVTSIYDGSSTSALLRGLMWDAMYEECPQAEYTGIALEYGTLPILEVTGALRADHWLHKHPEAPADLADSIRARMVEAFYTDTDAWRGQIVSQARQAMFQAVDGLRS from the coding sequence ATGATCGCCATTCCCGAAGCCTTTTCGCCGCGCTACGCGCAGGCGCGCCAGAAGTTCCTGCAGGCCTGCGTGAGCGCCGGCCTCACGGTCGAGCCGCATGCGCATCCGCTCAAGGGGCGCGACGGCGAGGAGCTGTCGATGGACGTGGCGCTCGACGGCAATGCCGATGCCGAGCATCTGCTGATCGTCACCAGCGCCTGCCATGGCGTGGAAGGCCACTGCGGCAGCGGCGTGCAGGTGTTCGCGCTGCACGACGCCGAATGGCGCGAGAAAGCCAAGGCGCAGGGCGTGGCGGTGCTGTACGTGCATGCGCTCAACCCGCACGGCTTTTCGTACGGCCGGCGCGTCACGCACGAGAACGTCGACCTGAACCGCAACTTCATCGACTTCTCGAAGCCGGTGCCGGTCAACGAGCCCTACGCCAAGCTGCACGAACTGCTGCTGCCCGCCACCTGGCCGCCCACGCCGGAGAACCAGGCGGCCGTGGCCAGGTGGATCGAGAAGCACGGCGCCACCGCCTACCAGGCGGCCGTCACCAGCGGCCAGTACCAGTTCGACGACGGCCTGTTCTTCGGCGGCAAGGCGCCGACCTGGAGCAACAAGACCATCCGCGGCGTGCTCAAGCGGCATGCGGGCAAGGCCCGGCGCGTGGCCTGGATCGACCTGCACACGGGCCTGGGCCCGAACGGCCTCGGCGAGCGCATCTTCGCCTGCCGCGACGACAAGGTCGCCTACGCCCGCGCCAATGCGTGGTGGGGCACGCCGGCCGCGCCGGTCACATCGATCTACGACGGGTCGTCGACCTCCGCATTGCTGCGCGGGCTGATGTGGGACGCCATGTATGAAGAGTGCCCGCAGGCCGAGTACACCGGCATCGCGCTCGAGTACGGCACGCTGCCGATCCTGGAAGTGACCGGCGCGCTGCGCGCCGACCACTGGCTGCACAAGCACCCGGAGGCGCCGGCCGACCTGGCGGACAGCATCCGCGCGCGCATGGTGGAAGCTTTCTATACCGACACCGATGCCTGGCGCGGACAGATCGTCAGCCAGGCCCGCCAGGCGATGTTCCAGGCGGTGGACGGCCTCAGGTCCTGA